A stretch of the bacterium genome encodes the following:
- a CDS encoding SDR family oxidoreductase, with amino-acid sequence MESTNKVAVVTGAGTGVGRAVALALLQEGYAVVLAGRRKEPLDATARTATESASRVVVVPTDVTNPASIKALFARTKDALGRLDLLFNNAGIGAPAVPLEDLTYDQWKAVVDTNLTGAFLCTQEAFRLMKTQVPRGGRIINNGSISAHAPRPNSAPYTATKHAITGLTKSTSLDGRKYDIACGQIDIGNAATDMTARMEAGVPQADGSTRVEPRMDPTYVARAVVYMASLPLDANVQFLTVMATKMPFIGR; translated from the coding sequence ATGGAATCGACGAACAAGGTTGCCGTTGTGACCGGCGCCGGAACAGGTGTCGGGAGGGCCGTAGCGCTGGCGTTGCTGCAGGAGGGATACGCGGTCGTCCTCGCGGGGCGCCGCAAGGAACCGTTGGACGCGACGGCTCGGACCGCGACCGAGTCGGCATCGCGGGTGGTCGTGGTGCCTACCGACGTCACGAACCCCGCGTCCATCAAGGCGCTGTTCGCCAGGACGAAGGACGCCCTCGGCCGGTTGGACCTGCTGTTCAACAACGCCGGGATCGGCGCCCCGGCGGTGCCGCTCGAGGACCTCACGTATGACCAGTGGAAGGCCGTCGTCGACACCAATCTCACGGGCGCCTTCCTCTGCACCCAAGAAGCGTTCCGGCTCATGAAGACCCAGGTGCCCCGCGGCGGTCGCATCATCAACAACGGCTCGATCTCGGCGCATGCCCCGCGGCCGAACTCGGCACCGTACACCGCGACCAAGCACGCGATCACCGGCCTCACCAAATCGACCTCGCTCGACGGTCGCAAGTACGACATCGCCTGCGGTCAGATCGACATCGGCAACGCCGCGACCGACATGACGGCACGCATGGAGGCGGGCGTTCCGCAGGCCGACGGATCCACGCGCGTCGAGCCCAGAATGGATCCCACCTACGTGGCTCGCGCGGTCGTCTACATGGCGAGCCTCCCGCTGGACGCGAACGTCCAGTTCCTGACCGTCATGGCGACCAAGATGCCGTTCATCGGCCG